Within Paenibacillus albicereus, the genomic segment GATGGAACCGACGGCAGAGCCGAAAGCATGACCGCTGCCATCGCCGGACCTAACGCCGAACGGCGATCCTCAAGACCTTCGCGCCTGCGCGAGGGTCTTTTTGCGCGAGCGGCTGCGGCAGCCGATCCCTCGGGCAAGCTGCGGGCGGCGGATGACGGATAAGGCGATCTTACTGCGGACGAACCGCGATGCCAAATAAAAATCCCGTAAAAAAGCGTTCATCCGCGGCTGGCTCGCCAGTAGGCCGGGAAAGCGGGATCGACGACCACACCGCGCCGCACCAGAAACGTCCGGCTGACGCCCCCGTCCCGGACCTTGATCCAGCCGTTGTCGAAGTCGGTGCTGCGATGGCGGAAAAAGACGCCGCTCAAGCTGCCCTGATGCCTCGTCCGCTGGATGACGAACTCGCCGTCCGTCTCGGCGACCTCGACGTACACGCCTCGATCATGCGCCTGCTCCAGCTCCCGGTCCATCCGCTGGACCGCGACGATATGCAGGTCGGTCGCCCCGATCCGCCGCAGCAGCGCGTCCGCGAACGAGCCGCGGAGCCGCTCCAGCAGGCGCGGCGACGCCGGCTGGCCGACGACGACCTGCGTCATGCCGGCGCGCAGCGCCGTTTCGGCGATGAGGTCGGCCGGCTTGCGCCCGGCCGCCGGCAGCGCCAGGAATTCCGCGCCGACGGAGCTTGCCGCCTTTTTCCAAGCGCCGAGCCAGCGCTCCTGCTCCGGGCCGAGCGCCTCCTCCGCCGCCGGCAGCACGGTGAGCACGAGCAGCCGGCCTCTCGCCGCCGCGGCCAGCTCGGCGCCGCGCCGGATGAGCCGCTCCCCGTGCGGACCGAACGAGACGCACACCAGAATCGATTCTTTCGCGGACATGTCCATCACTCCTTGATCCAAGTTGCCGCCTATCCTAATCGACGGGCGGAGCGGATGTAAAAAATCGCGGGGAGCGAATCCGGTCCTAACAGCTCATGTAAGCGCGACCAAAAGGCCGTTTCGCAAGCAAGCGCCCGTCCCTTCTGGCCGGAGTCGATTTGGACGGGAAATCGAAAACGAGAGATATCAAGAGATTTGGAGAGAAAAACGGAGATATGATGCAGCCGAGAATCCTAGAAGCTGGTTTCGTACCGATTTTCTGGCGATGCTTCGGCTTTACTTTGCGAAAAGTCCGGGTGTAAGATTCGACTCAAGCAATCCAGACCAGCTTTTGACAACGCCGAGTTTCCGAAACGGGAAACGGGGGAACCAAACGGAGAGGCCAGAGCCGATGTGAGAGTCGGCACGGGCCGCTCCAGGGGTGAATCCCGGAGGAATGGAGCCATGGACTCCATCCTCCGAGTAGGGCGACTCTCACCGTCCGAATCCGACAGCTAACCTCGTAGGCGCAAGGACACGGCACGCTTGACGCGCCGCGCTCCGATCGGGAGAGAGGATGATGACGCTTGTGATCTGACCAAGACCACAGGGGCCGCTGCCTCTGTGGTCTTTTGCGCGCTTTTTTCCCATGGCGGACGACGGTCCGCCGCTGTCCGCCGCCCCTGACCCCCGAAGGAGAAGCACCATGGATCAAGACCCGCAAACTACCCTCGTCTCGCCGGCGACCCCGGCAGGCGAGCGGTTCCTGATACAGCTGCAGCATCTGCGGATGCCCTGCGCGGCCATCGTCAACAGCAGCCGCGAGCGCAAGCGGCTCGAGAGCCTCGGCATCCGTCAAATCATGCAAATCGATACGGCGGAAAAGGACCGCAATCCGATCCCGGACTGCCGGGTCGGGAACGTCTATCTGTTCGAGAGCAGCCTGGCGCTCTGCTGCCGCTACGTGCAGATCTGCCGCGACTGGACCGGTCGCCGCCTGTTCGTCGTCACGCAAGGAAGAAGCTCGCGAGGCGTGTATCAAGCGCTCGGAGCCGATCATGTCATTCATACAAACGGCCGGGACGTCTTCTACCTCATTCAGGAGGAGGCGGGCCGCGAGCTCGACACGATGAAAAAGGAGCCGTTCTCATGATGGATATCGCCATGCTCGCCCTGTTCGCCGGATTGACTGCCGCCATGCTGGCGCTTCTCGCCTGGTGCGGCAAAGAGATGCAGGAAGGAAGCGAAAAACGATGATCGCCTTGCTCTGGACGCTCGTCGCCGCCGTCTTCCTCTACCTCGTCTATGTGCTGCTTCACCCCGACCAATTCTGACCCAAGAAGGAGCCACCTACGATGATGGCAGGAATATCGATTGCAATCACGCTGCTGCTCGTGCTGCTGCTCGCCAAGCCGGCGGGCCTGTACCTGCACCGAGCGTACAGCCCGGAGCCTACCGCGCTGGACCGCGTCTTCGGTCCCGCCGAGCGGCTCCTCTACAGGATCGGGGGCATCAAGCCCGCCGTCCAAAGCTGGAAATCCTACGCCGCGGCTCTCGTCGTCAGCAACGGCGTCATGATCCTGCTCGTCTACCTCGTGTTCCGCACGCAGGGCCATCTGCCGCTGAACCCGAGCTCGATCGCGAACATGGAGCCTAGGCTCGCGTTCAACACGGCGATCAGCTTCATGACCAACACGAACCTGCAGCATTACAGCGGCGAGAGCGGCTTGTCCTATCTGTCGCAGATGATCGCCATCGTCTTCATGATGTTCGTCTCCCCGGCGACGGGGCTGTGCGCCGCGATGGCGTTCATGCGCGGCATCGCCGGCAAGCCGATGGGAAATTTCTTCGTCGATCTCGTCCGCTCGATCACGCGGGTGCTGCTGCCGATCGCCTTTGTCCTCGCCATCGTCTTCGTCGCGCTCGGCGTGCCCCAGACGCTGGAGCCGTCCGCCGCCGCGCAGACGCTGCAAGGCGAAGAGCAGACGATCGCGCGCGGACCGGTCGCCTCGCTGCTCGCCATCAAGGAGCTGGGCAACAACGGCGGCGGCCATATGGGCGTCAACTCGGCCCATCCGTTCGAGAATCCGAACGCGATCAGCAACCTGCTGCAGATGATGCTCATGCTGCTCGTGCCGACGGCGCTGCCGTTCGCCTACGGCAGGATGGTCGGCAATCCGAAGCAGGGACGGGTGCTGTTCGTGGCGATGGCGATGCTGTTCGTCGTCATGCTCGGCGTCTCGCTGTCGGCGGAGCGGGCCGGCAATCCGGCGATCGACGCGCTCGGCATCGACGCGAGCCAAGGCAGCATGGAGGGCAAGGAGACCCGGTTCGGCGTTCCGCTGACTTCCTTGTACTCCGTCGTGACGACCGCCTCGGAGACGGGCGCCGTCAACGGCATGCACGACTCGCTGACGCCGATCGGCGGCATGGTGCCGCTGATGAACATGATGCTCAATACGGTGTTCGGCGGCTCCGGCGTGGGCCTCATGAACGTGCTGCTGTACGCCCTGATGGCGGTGTTCCTCTCCGGCCTGATGGTCGGCCGGACGCCGGAATTCCTCGGCAAGAAGCTGGAGGGCCGGGAAATGAAGCTGATCGCGCTGACGCTGCTCGTGCAGCCTGCGCTCATCCTGCTGCCGACGGCGGCCGCTCTCTACGCCTATCCCGACACCATTTCCAATCCGGGCTATCACGGCCTGACCCAGGCGCTGTACGAGTTCACCTCGTCTGCGGCCAACAACGGCTCCGGCTTCGAGGGGCTCGGCGACAACACGCCGTTCTGGAATCTGAGCACCGGCATCGTCATGTATCTGGGCCGCTACATCTCCATCGTGACGCTGCTGGCGGTCGCCGGGTCGCTTGCGGCCAAAAAAGCCGTGCCGGAGACGATCGGAACGTTCCGCACCGATACGGCCACGTTCGGCGTCGTGTTCCTCGGCACCGTGCTCATCGTCGGCGCGCTGACGTACTTCCCGAGCCTCGTGCTGGGGCCGATCGCCGAGCAGCTCACGCTGAAGCCGTAGCCTAGCGGATAGAGAAGAGGAGAAACCGACCATGAGCCAACGAAACCAAACGCTTGGCGGACCGATCGTCCGTCAAGCCCTGAAAGAATCGGTCCTGAAGCTGGACCCGAGGGTAATGATCCGCAACCCCGTCATGTTCGTCGTCGAAATCGGCTTCGCCGTCATGCTGCTGCTGATCGCCGTGCCCGACGCCTTCGGCGGCGGCGCGCCGGTCTGGTTCAACGTCGCGGTCGCCGTCATCCTGCTCGTGACGCTGCTGTTCGCGAACTTCGCCGAAGCGCTGGCGGAGGGCAGGGGCAAGGCGCAGGCCGATTCCCTGAA encodes:
- a CDS encoding potassium-transporting ATPase subunit F, which produces MIALLWTLVAAVFLYLVYVLLHPDQF
- a CDS encoding universal stress protein; translated protein: MSAKESILVCVSFGPHGERLIRRGAELAAAARGRLLVLTVLPAAEEALGPEQERWLGAWKKAASSVGAEFLALPAAGRKPADLIAETALRAGMTQVVVGQPASPRLLERLRGSFADALLRRIGATDLHIVAVQRMDRELEQAHDRGVYVEVAETDGEFVIQRTRHQGSLSGVFFRHRSTDFDNGWIKVRDGGVSRTFLVRRGVVVDPAFPAYWRASRG
- the kdpA gene encoding potassium-transporting ATPase subunit KdpA — encoded protein: MAGISIAITLLLVLLLAKPAGLYLHRAYSPEPTALDRVFGPAERLLYRIGGIKPAVQSWKSYAAALVVSNGVMILLVYLVFRTQGHLPLNPSSIANMEPRLAFNTAISFMTNTNLQHYSGESGLSYLSQMIAIVFMMFVSPATGLCAAMAFMRGIAGKPMGNFFVDLVRSITRVLLPIAFVLAIVFVALGVPQTLEPSAAAQTLQGEEQTIARGPVASLLAIKELGNNGGGHMGVNSAHPFENPNAISNLLQMMLMLLVPTALPFAYGRMVGNPKQGRVLFVAMAMLFVVMLGVSLSAERAGNPAIDALGIDASQGSMEGKETRFGVPLTSLYSVVTTASETGAVNGMHDSLTPIGGMVPLMNMMLNTVFGGSGVGLMNVLLYALMAVFLSGLMVGRTPEFLGKKLEGREMKLIALTLLVQPALILLPTAAALYAYPDTISNPGYHGLTQALYEFTSSAANNGSGFEGLGDNTPFWNLSTGIVMYLGRYISIVTLLAVAGSLAAKKAVPETIGTFRTDTATFGVVFLGTVLIVGALTYFPSLVLGPIAEQLTLKP